A genomic window from Flavobacteriales bacterium includes:
- the gyrB gene encoding DNA topoisomerase (ATP-hydrolyzing) subunit B: protein MSEIVEENEKKPKAYSADSIQALEGMEHVRMRPSMYIGDVGVRGLHHLVYEVVDNSIDEALAGHCDHIDVTITENNGIRVRDNGRGIPVDMHKKEGVSALEVVMTKIGAGGKFDKDSYKVSGGLHGVGVSCVNALSSALRATVYRDGKEWQQEYSRGKRLYEVKEVGPTDYRGTEVEFQPDEQIFDSLEYNYETLATRMRELAYLNKGITVTLTDLRNPDEKGEFPTETFHSEEGLREFVTFLDGNREKLIDDVISIEGEKGGIPVEVAMVYNTSYSENIHSYVNNINTHEGGTHLSGFRRGLTNTLKKYAETSGMLDKLKFEISGDDFREGLTAIVSVKVSEPQFEGQTKTKLGNREVTAPVSQAVSEMLENYLEEHPADARTIVQKVILAATARHAARKAREMVQRKNVLTGTGLPGKLSDCSDKDPERCELFLVEGDSAGGTAKQGRDRNFQAILPLRGKILNVEKAMQHKAFENEEIKNMYTALGVTIGTEEDERALNMDKLRYHKIIIMCDADVDGSHIATLILTFFFRYMRELVESGYLYIAAPPLYLVKKGAKSEYCWNDDQRDSAVLRLKGEGKESSVGIQRYKGLGEMNAEQLWETTMDPTARTLRQVTIENAAEADRIFSMLMGDDVPPRREFIEKNAKYAKIDA from the coding sequence ATGTCGGAAATAGTGGAAGAAAACGAGAAAAAGCCGAAAGCATATTCGGCCGATAGTATCCAGGCCCTTGAGGGCATGGAACACGTGCGGATGCGTCCGTCAATGTATATTGGAGATGTTGGTGTAAGAGGTCTTCACCACCTGGTCTATGAGGTGGTCGATAACTCCATCGATGAGGCGCTTGCAGGGCATTGCGACCACATCGATGTGACCATTACAGAGAACAATGGAATCCGCGTACGCGATAACGGTCGCGGAATTCCTGTTGATATGCACAAGAAAGAAGGTGTTTCGGCCTTGGAGGTCGTTATGACCAAGATCGGGGCTGGAGGTAAGTTCGATAAGGATTCGTACAAGGTTTCGGGCGGTCTCCATGGTGTGGGTGTTTCCTGTGTGAACGCACTTTCGAGCGCGTTGCGTGCTACGGTTTACCGAGATGGTAAAGAATGGCAGCAGGAGTATTCACGCGGTAAGCGTCTTTACGAGGTGAAAGAGGTTGGCCCGACCGATTACCGTGGCACGGAGGTCGAATTTCAGCCGGATGAGCAGATTTTCGATTCGCTTGAGTACAACTACGAAACGTTGGCCACGCGTATGCGCGAACTGGCCTATCTGAATAAAGGAATCACGGTCACACTTACAGACCTTAGAAATCCAGATGAGAAGGGCGAATTCCCAACGGAGACATTCCACTCAGAGGAAGGTCTGCGTGAGTTCGTGACCTTCTTGGATGGCAATCGCGAGAAGTTGATCGATGATGTGATCAGTATTGAAGGCGAGAAAGGCGGCATTCCTGTGGAAGTGGCGATGGTTTACAATACGTCTTATAGCGAGAACATTCACTCGTATGTGAACAACATCAATACGCACGAAGGCGGTACGCATCTTTCAGGGTTCCGAAGAGGTTTGACCAACACATTGAAGAAGTATGCGGAAACATCTGGAATGCTCGATAAACTCAAATTTGAGATTTCTGGTGATGACTTCCGTGAAGGGTTGACAGCCATCGTTTCGGTAAAGGTTTCTGAGCCTCAGTTTGAAGGACAGACCAAGACCAAACTCGGTAATCGCGAGGTGACCGCACCTGTAAGTCAGGCGGTGAGTGAGATGCTTGAGAACTATTTGGAAGAACATCCAGCTGACGCGAGAACCATCGTTCAGAAAGTGATTCTGGCCGCTACTGCACGTCATGCGGCACGCAAGGCGCGTGAGATGGTTCAGCGGAAGAACGTACTTACAGGAACAGGACTTCCCGGTAAGCTTTCCGATTGTTCGGACAAAGATCCAGAGCGTTGCGAGCTTTTCCTCGTTGAGGGTGACTCGGCAGGCGGTACAGCCAAGCAAGGACGTGACCGTAACTTCCAGGCAATACTTCCACTTCGTGGTAAGATTTTGAATGTGGAGAAGGCCATGCAGCACAAGGCGTTCGAAAATGAGGAGATCAAGAACATGTACACCGCCTTGGGTGTAACCATTGGAACGGAAGAAGATGAGCGTGCGCTGAACATGGACAAATTGCGATACCACAAAATCATCATCATGTGTGATGCGGATGTGGATGGTTCGCACATCGCCACGTTGATTCTGACATTCTTCTTCCGCTACATGCGAGAATTGGTGGAGAGCGGCTATCTGTATATTGCTGCGCCACCGTTGTATTTGGTCAAGAAGGGCGCAAAATCTGAATACTGCTGGAATGACGATCAGCGGGATTCCGCTGTGCTAAGACTGAAAGGTGAAGGCAAGGAAAGCTCTGTGGGCATTCAGCGTTACAAAGGTCTCGGAGAGATGAATGCGGAACAGCTTTGGGAAACCACTATGGATCCAACTGCAAGAACGCTGCGTCAGGTGACCATTGAAAATGCCGCAGAGGCCGATAGGATCTTCTCCATGCTTATGGGTGATGATGTACCACCTCGTAGAGAGTTCATTGAAAAGAACGCCAAATACGCGAAGATTGACGCGTAA